One window of Gilliamella sp. B3022 genomic DNA carries:
- the cas3 gene encoding CRISPR-associated helicase Cas3': protein MMAESFYQYWGKCRQNNDNHTYHLLVYHNLDVAACGYHIVKHNYLNSFELFEQIGFSSKDKEQAALWFAYFLAWHDIGKFANGFQKLFKHNNPQLVSADPSKRYFSKHDSLGYWLWRESLLFNPEIQLEKYNRKIENLYDIWLLIMTGHHGKPPELNIKGNLSFNQKDKKSASDYIQTINQLFTQDNKLQPYPKFFFNKAHQEKLKQISWLIAALAVISDCLGSNEQLFSFIWQVMPLTEYWQNHAIIQAEKAITTLPKSSPVAPFKNVKSLFPFIEKPTPLQAHALTCQLSKKGPELFIMEDVTGSGKTEASMILASRLMSDQKAKGIYIGLPTMATANAIYQRTANVYEQLYQVGSHPSLVLAHGASYMNPNFTQSILTKDGIIQQKYPKEEQFISAECKEWFVDTRKKALLAEVGVGTLDQALMAIMPFKHQSLRLLGLRHKLLILDEVHAYDSYMVKLLEALLHYHALQGGCAIILTATLPDFLREKLLNAFYRGLTNSQQDLSLKQPLPFPLITQLNYHGLTVQPIDTREDVKREVKIDWITDVQAGINQIQQAIEKGKIICWIKNSVADAIDLYQQLQLTLNIDTDHILLFHSRFAFCDRLEIEEKALTWAGKISNNEIRQAKVIIATQVIEQSLDLDFDEMISDIAPIDLLIQRAGRLQRHVRDKHGNIKPYNKHAQAEDERDPPVLTVFAPPWQDDPKGNWLTNPAFHNTSYVYPNHAYLWLTQKILIQQKSIKMPQDARLLIDSVYAEDIELPSGLLEAYYKEKGNSLSQSAIAKQSLLNFNNGYKRDINSYWDNSIELSTRLSKDNIDLYLAYNEEEKIIPYSINREYAWEQSRVTISLSKWQRIKNSIPQLDPVKLEKIRKKLHRPQAIIVLLEKEKDSLFYSKLLGFYAN from the coding sequence ATGATGGCAGAATCTTTTTATCAATATTGGGGAAAATGTCGACAAAATAACGATAATCATACCTATCATTTGCTTGTGTATCATAATTTGGATGTAGCAGCATGCGGTTATCATATCGTCAAACATAATTATTTAAATTCTTTTGAATTATTTGAACAAATAGGTTTTTCCTCAAAAGATAAAGAACAAGCTGCCCTTTGGTTTGCTTATTTTTTAGCTTGGCATGATATTGGTAAATTTGCTAATGGATTTCAAAAACTATTTAAGCACAATAACCCACAACTGGTTTCTGCTGATCCCTCAAAAAGGTATTTTTCTAAACATGACTCGCTTGGTTATTGGTTATGGCGAGAATCCTTATTATTTAATCCAGAAATACAATTGGAGAAATATAATCGAAAAATTGAGAACTTATATGATATTTGGTTGTTAATTATGACTGGGCACCATGGGAAGCCACCTGAACTAAATATTAAAGGTAATTTATCATTTAATCAGAAAGATAAAAAAAGCGCATCTGATTATATTCAAACAATTAACCAACTTTTTACTCAAGATAACAAATTACAACCTTATCCAAAATTTTTTTTCAATAAAGCTCATCAAGAAAAACTGAAACAAATAAGTTGGTTGATTGCTGCTTTAGCCGTTATCAGCGATTGTTTAGGATCAAATGAACAATTATTTTCATTCATTTGGCAAGTGATGCCATTAACTGAATATTGGCAAAATCATGCAATCATTCAAGCTGAAAAGGCCATAACAACTTTACCCAAATCATCTCCTGTTGCTCCTTTTAAAAATGTGAAAAGTTTATTTCCTTTTATTGAAAAACCAACGCCATTGCAAGCGCATGCATTAACCTGTCAATTATCTAAAAAAGGCCCTGAATTATTTATTATGGAAGATGTTACTGGATCGGGAAAAACCGAAGCATCAATGATATTAGCAAGTAGATTAATGTCAGATCAAAAGGCAAAAGGAATATATATCGGTCTACCAACTATGGCAACAGCTAATGCTATTTATCAACGCACAGCAAATGTCTACGAGCAATTATACCAAGTAGGCAGTCACCCATCATTAGTGTTAGCACATGGTGCTAGCTATATGAATCCAAATTTTACGCAATCAATTTTAACGAAAGATGGCATCATTCAACAAAAATATCCTAAAGAAGAACAATTTATCAGCGCTGAATGTAAAGAATGGTTTGTCGATACACGCAAAAAAGCCTTATTGGCAGAAGTTGGCGTAGGTACATTAGATCAGGCTTTAATGGCTATTATGCCATTTAAACATCAGTCATTACGTTTATTAGGTTTGCGGCATAAGTTACTTATATTAGACGAGGTTCATGCTTATGACAGCTATATGGTAAAACTATTAGAGGCATTACTTCATTATCACGCTTTACAAGGTGGTTGCGCCATTATTTTAACTGCCACATTACCGGACTTTTTACGTGAAAAGTTACTCAATGCATTTTATAGAGGATTAACTAATAGCCAACAAGACTTATCTTTAAAACAGCCATTACCGTTTCCACTTATAACTCAACTTAATTATCATGGCTTAACTGTACAACCAATAGATACCAGAGAAGACGTGAAACGTGAAGTTAAAATAGACTGGATTACCGATGTTCAAGCAGGGATAAATCAAATTCAACAAGCAATAGAAAAAGGTAAGATTATTTGTTGGATAAAAAATAGTGTAGCAGATGCAATTGACTTATATCAACAATTACAACTCACCTTGAATATAGACACCGATCATATTTTACTTTTTCATAGTCGGTTTGCTTTTTGTGATCGATTGGAAATTGAAGAAAAAGCCTTAACATGGGCAGGAAAAATCTCAAATAATGAAATTCGCCAAGCAAAAGTGATCATTGCAACCCAAGTAATAGAACAATCTTTAGATCTTGATTTTGACGAAATGATCAGTGACATCGCGCCTATTGATCTCTTAATACAACGTGCAGGACGTTTACAACGGCATGTGCGAGATAAACATGGTAATATCAAACCTTATAATAAGCATGCGCAAGCCGAGGATGAACGCGATCCTCCAGTGCTTACGGTGTTTGCACCACCTTGGCAAGATGATCCCAAAGGAAATTGGCTCACCAATCCTGCCTTTCACAATACCAGTTATGTATACCCTAATCATGCTTATTTATGGTTAACTCAAAAAATCCTTATTCAGCAAAAGTCTATTAAAATGCCACAAGATGCACGTTTATTGATTGATTCTGTTTATGCTGAAGATATCGAGCTTCCTTCAGGGTTATTAGAAGCTTACTATAAAGAAAAAGGAAATTCGCTGAGTCAATCCGCTATAGCCAAGCAAAGCCTATTAAATTTCAACAATGGTTATAAACGAGATATTAATAGCTATTGGGATAATAGCATCGAATTATCAACCCGATTATCTAAAGATAATATCGATCTATATTTAGCTTATAATGAAGAGGAAAAAATAATTCCTTATAGTATTAATCGTGAATATGCATGGGAACAAAGCCGTGTGACCATCAGCCTATCAAAATGGCAAAGAATAAAAAATAGCATACCACAGCTTGATCCAGTAAAGTTAGAAAAGATTAGAAAAAAATTGCATAGACCACAAGCAATCATCGTTCTACTCGAAAAAGAGAAAGATTCACTATTTTACTCAAAATTATTAGGTTTTTATGCCAACTAA
- a CDS encoding extracellular solute-binding protein codes for MINQFKQKMNTLLITSCISGLTICSMTVNAQENPPAQSPTSIEVKADTVLPSQTIINDEATLVGPVQITEKIYHKTIFSLLGKPKYPDEFDHLDYANPKAPKGGTIKLAELGTFDNFNRYASRGAPEKNSGSLYDTLFTNLADDITSFYPLIATSVTYSDNYRWAEVTINPNARFQDGKPITAHDVEFTFHKFMTEGVPQYRLYNQNITVKALDDYHVRIDLPESNREKLLSFVGNMPVIPQHFWQNHNFSEPITTPPVGSGPYFISDYKMGHYVVYQRNPNYWASNLPINKGMNNFDEKRIEYYMDSSISLEAFKAGEYDLRGEGQPKNWFTQYQGQYFDSNDIIKQEKPIQTAVDTKWLAFNLKKDLFNDVKVREAITLAFDFQWLNHAFYYDSYKRPYSFFENTIYAAIGTPSDQELKWLNQYKDIIPEQSFDNAFYISKSDGFGFNRDNLLKATDLLKQAGWIIKGGKLVNAKTNQPFEFELVTYLGDDVKYATPFQKNLARLGITMKIVSLDYAQFTRRLRERDYDMMPRNYGAKNYPSSDLMILWGSEYLNSSWNASGLHNQAIDGIIAEITRNLENESELIPLGRALDRILTHEYPMIPMWYNSNTYYAYWNKFGQPAVHPAYAIGIDSWWYDADKANSLTKNRKH; via the coding sequence ATGATTAACCAATTCAAACAAAAAATGAATACACTACTTATCACAAGCTGTATAAGTGGGTTAACTATTTGTTCTATGACGGTTAATGCTCAAGAAAATCCGCCAGCACAATCGCCAACTTCAATAGAGGTGAAAGCTGATACTGTTTTGCCAAGCCAAACAATAATAAATGATGAGGCTACTCTCGTAGGACCTGTTCAAATTACTGAAAAAATCTATCATAAAACTATTTTTTCTTTGTTAGGTAAGCCTAAATATCCTGATGAATTTGATCATCTTGATTATGCAAATCCAAAAGCACCCAAAGGCGGAACGATTAAACTCGCCGAATTAGGTACTTTTGATAATTTCAATCGTTATGCTAGTCGAGGCGCACCCGAAAAAAATTCTGGATCATTATATGATACCCTTTTTACGAATTTAGCGGATGATATTACAAGTTTTTATCCGCTAATTGCGACATCCGTTACTTATTCTGATAATTATCGTTGGGCTGAAGTTACCATTAATCCTAATGCCCGTTTTCAAGATGGAAAACCGATCACTGCACATGATGTTGAATTTACTTTTCATAAATTTATGACAGAAGGCGTTCCACAATATCGTTTATATAATCAAAATATTACTGTTAAAGCACTCGATGACTACCATGTGCGTATCGATTTACCTGAATCAAATAGGGAAAAATTATTATCCTTTGTTGGCAATATGCCTGTTATACCACAACATTTTTGGCAAAATCACAATTTTTCTGAGCCAATTACTACCCCACCAGTTGGTAGTGGTCCTTATTTTATCAGCGATTATAAAATGGGACATTATGTGGTTTATCAACGCAATCCTAACTACTGGGCAAGCAATTTACCTATTAATAAAGGGATGAATAATTTTGATGAAAAACGCATTGAATACTATATGGATAGTAGTATTTCGTTAGAAGCATTTAAAGCAGGTGAATATGATCTCCGTGGTGAGGGGCAGCCCAAAAATTGGTTTACTCAATATCAAGGCCAATATTTTGATTCAAATGATATTATCAAACAAGAAAAACCAATTCAAACTGCTGTAGATACCAAGTGGTTAGCTTTTAATCTGAAAAAAGATTTGTTTAATGATGTCAAAGTTCGTGAAGCGATCACTTTAGCATTTGATTTTCAATGGTTAAATCATGCCTTTTATTACGATAGCTACAAAAGACCTTACAGTTTTTTTGAAAATACTATTTATGCTGCGATAGGTACTCCAAGTGATCAAGAATTAAAATGGCTTAATCAGTATAAAGATATTATCCCTGAACAGTCGTTCGATAATGCTTTTTATATCTCTAAAAGTGATGGTTTTGGATTTAATCGTGATAATTTATTAAAAGCGACAGATCTACTTAAACAAGCAGGATGGATAATTAAAGGAGGTAAATTAGTTAATGCCAAAACCAATCAACCTTTTGAATTTGAACTAGTTACATATCTCGGAGATGATGTTAAATATGCGACACCTTTTCAGAAAAACTTAGCTCGTTTAGGTATCACCATGAAAATAGTGTCACTTGATTATGCTCAGTTTACACGTCGTTTGCGTGAGCGTGATTATGATATGATGCCACGTAATTATGGCGCTAAAAATTATCCCTCATCAGACTTAATGATCCTTTGGGGAAGTGAATATCTTAATTCATCATGGAATGCTTCAGGATTACATAACCAAGCAATTGACGGAATTATCGCTGAAATTACTCGAAACTTAGAGAATGAATCAGAACTGATTCCTCTTGGGCGCGCACTTGATCGCATCTTAACTCATGAATATCCCATGATTCCAATGTGGTATAACAGCAATACTTATTATGCATATTGGAACAAATTTGGACAGCCAGCTGTTCATCCCGCTTACGCTATTGGTATCGATAGTTGGTGGTATGATGCAGATAAAGCAAATAGCTTGACTAAAAATCGGAAACATTAA
- a CDS encoding microcin C ABC transporter permease YejB: MLNYLARRLLLIIPTLFVILTINFFIVQVAPGGPVDQALAMIENGPEAVQAILPGIDNNAVKLQQYKNESNYRGSRGLDPQIVVMIEKQYGFDKPIVERYFETLKKYVMFDFGDSFFKSESVIGLITKSLPVSISLGLWSTLIIYLISIPLGIRKAVKDGSMFDFWSSTLITIGYAIPAFLLAVLLIVLFAGGSYWDIFPLRGLISNHFEQLDFWGKVKDYAWHICLPTIAMVISGFASLTMLTKNSFLDEIRKQYVITARAKGLTEKQILYNHVFRNATLLIVSGFPAAFVGILFTGSLLIEIIFSLNGLGLLGYEAIIQRDYPVIFGSLYIFTLVGLITKLLSDLSYMVIDPRIDFEARN, encoded by the coding sequence ATGCTTAATTATCTTGCTCGACGATTATTACTCATTATTCCCACGCTGTTTGTAATTTTAACGATTAACTTTTTTATCGTCCAAGTCGCACCAGGTGGTCCGGTTGATCAAGCATTAGCCATGATTGAAAATGGTCCGGAGGCAGTACAAGCAATTTTGCCGGGAATCGATAATAATGCAGTAAAATTGCAACAATATAAAAATGAGTCAAATTATCGAGGATCGCGTGGTCTTGATCCACAAATTGTTGTTATGATCGAAAAACAGTACGGTTTTGATAAACCAATAGTGGAACGTTATTTTGAAACATTAAAAAAATATGTCATGTTTGATTTTGGTGATAGCTTTTTTAAAAGTGAATCGGTAATTGGTTTAATTACTAAAAGTTTGCCTGTTTCGATTTCATTAGGGCTCTGGAGTACCCTAATTATTTATCTTATTTCAATTCCTTTAGGGATCCGTAAGGCGGTTAAAGATGGATCAATGTTTGATTTCTGGTCAAGTACATTAATCACTATTGGTTATGCAATACCCGCTTTTTTATTGGCGGTATTACTCATTGTGCTGTTTGCAGGTGGCAGTTATTGGGATATTTTCCCATTGCGTGGATTAATTTCCAATCATTTTGAACAGCTTGATTTTTGGGGTAAGGTAAAAGATTACGCATGGCATATTTGTTTACCGACTATTGCTATGGTGATCAGTGGATTTGCTTCTCTCACTATGCTAACCAAAAATTCTTTTCTAGATGAAATCCGTAAACAATATGTAATTACTGCGAGAGCCAAAGGTTTAACTGAAAAGCAGATCCTTTATAATCATGTGTTTCGTAATGCGACTTTACTAATTGTATCGGGCTTTCCGGCTGCTTTTGTTGGCATCTTATTTACCGGCTCGTTACTTATTGAAATAATATTTTCACTCAATGGTCTTGGTCTATTGGGTTATGAAGCGATTATTCAACGAGATTACCCTGTTATTTTTGGTTCGCTGTATATTTTTACATTAGTTGGACTGATTACTAAGTTATTATCTGATTTGTCCTATATGGTGATCGATCCACGCATTGACTTTGAGGCACGCAATTAA
- a CDS encoding ABC transporter permease: protein MTCNYSINQQRWQRFKHNRRGYFSLWLFLIFFVISLFADFIANDKPIVIKYQDSFYYPIFHFYPESKFGGQFDTQTNFLDPVVQHKIEADGWMVWPPFRYSYNTLIYDTPSTFPTSPSNTHWLGTTDAGFDVLANILYGFRISMFFAILLTLFTTIISVIIGAIQGYYGGKVDLIGQRFIEIWCGLPELFVIILLASILPLDFWWLLGITVLFGWMALSGIVRTEFLRTRNFDYIRAAKAMGVADSKIMFRHILPNALVATLTFLPFILCGSITTLTSLDFLGFGLPIDSPSLGRLLLQGKNNLQAPWLGISSFLIIATLLSLLIFIGEAIRDAFDPNKGVYQ from the coding sequence ATGACCTGCAATTACTCTATTAATCAGCAACGTTGGCAACGGTTTAAACATAATCGGCGTGGATATTTTTCACTTTGGTTGTTTTTGATCTTTTTTGTGATTAGCCTCTTTGCCGATTTTATTGCAAACGATAAGCCGATTGTTATTAAATATCAGGATAGTTTTTATTATCCTATTTTTCATTTCTATCCTGAAAGTAAATTCGGTGGACAATTTGATACGCAAACTAACTTTTTAGATCCGGTTGTGCAGCATAAAATAGAAGCTGATGGTTGGATGGTTTGGCCACCATTTCGGTATAGTTATAATACGTTAATTTATGATACACCAAGTACCTTTCCTACATCACCCTCTAACACACATTGGTTAGGTACCACTGATGCTGGGTTTGATGTGTTGGCAAATATATTATATGGTTTTCGTATTTCGATGTTTTTTGCCATTTTATTAACACTATTTACCACAATTATTTCCGTTATCATCGGCGCGATTCAAGGTTATTACGGTGGTAAAGTCGATTTGATTGGGCAACGTTTTATCGAAATTTGGTGTGGATTACCAGAGCTTTTTGTGATTATTTTATTGGCGAGTATTTTACCTCTTGATTTTTGGTGGTTACTAGGGATAACAGTGTTATTTGGTTGGATGGCTTTATCAGGTATTGTGCGTACTGAATTTTTGCGTACTCGTAATTTTGATTATATCCGCGCAGCCAAAGCAATGGGGGTTGCTGACAGCAAAATTATGTTTCGTCATATTTTACCTAATGCATTGGTTGCAACATTAACTTTTTTACCTTTTATTTTATGTGGTTCAATTACTACATTAACTTCTTTAGATTTTTTAGGTTTTGGTTTACCGATTGATTCACCTTCTCTTGGTCGTTTGTTGCTACAAGGTAAAAATAATTTGCAAGCGCCTTGGCTTGGTATTAGCTCTTTTTTAATTATTGCAACTTTGCTATCTTTGCTAATTTTTATTGGTGAAGCAATCAGAGATGCTTTTGATCCAAACAAGGGAGTGTATCAATGA
- the frdD gene encoding fumarate reductase subunit FrdD → MKNQEIQTTHKKGKLEKGLFILGGTWTAVFLPVIIIIIAFIIPFSDATTRSYILKVTNTETGKLFLFFMISLPIWCALHKIIVILHHHKIYPKREKILTVALALAWTIHAIYILFVRM, encoded by the coding sequence ATGAAAAATCAAGAAATTCAAACTACACACAAAAAAGGAAAACTTGAGAAAGGATTATTTATTTTAGGCGGTACATGGACTGCTGTCTTTTTACCCGTCATCATAATAATAATTGCGTTCATTATTCCTTTTAGCGATGCAACAACTCGTTCTTACATACTTAAAGTAACAAATACCGAAACGGGTAAATTATTTTTATTTTTCATGATTTCATTGCCAATTTGGTGCGCATTACACAAGATTATTGTGATTTTACACCATCATAAAATCTACCCAAAACGGGAAAAGATACTTACCGTTGCTCTAGCTCTTGCCTGGACTATCCATGCCATTTATATTTTGTTTGTTCGAATGTAA
- the casA gene encoding type I-E CRISPR-associated protein Cse1/CasA, with amino-acid sequence MSSLSLLDEKWIPVIHFDGHISKINPCQISDETIFDLAYFRPDFQGAGYQFLIGLLQTTFSPYDHEEWFEYWDNGILQSELNKAFSQVQTAMQFGATKPAFMQDFNKLNTNYLPISGLLVEGPGENALKKNTDHFIKRDFVKAICPHCAAIALFTLQTNAPSGGQGHRVSLRGGGPITTLLMPELNQAAPLWKKLWLNVMPLSDDEKPTHYDETVFPWLNKTITSEPPKNLSVFPEQANYCQAFWGMPRRIELDFNHVKQGECDLCGETSTQLITHYQTKNYGIQYQNWRHPLTPYRVDIKTGALLAIKGQPGGLIYRDWLGMVTNYENVVAAKIIFVNDERRLKGKDKCRLWCFGYDFDNMKARCWYEHTFPVIPALNEPDNDLENLISLALELSKETLLILRKAMETINKQSNVVNHAFWKDTEPYFYQLVNQLIVQKNNPNGRLDLLADWANTLLNYITQTYDKTAFAYSDEQSVLSQKITAREKLLTDFNKLKRFKKI; translated from the coding sequence TTGTCTTCTTTATCTTTATTAGACGAAAAATGGATTCCAGTTATTCATTTCGATGGTCATATTAGTAAAATTAATCCTTGCCAAATTTCTGATGAAACAATTTTCGATCTCGCCTATTTTCGACCTGATTTTCAAGGTGCTGGTTATCAATTTCTTATTGGTTTATTGCAAACGACTTTCTCGCCATATGATCATGAAGAGTGGTTTGAATATTGGGATAATGGTATTTTGCAATCAGAACTTAATAAAGCTTTTTCGCAAGTTCAAACAGCAATGCAATTTGGTGCAACTAAGCCAGCTTTTATGCAAGATTTTAATAAATTAAACACTAACTATTTGCCTATATCAGGTTTATTAGTAGAAGGTCCTGGTGAAAATGCATTAAAAAAGAATACAGATCACTTTATTAAGCGTGATTTCGTCAAAGCGATATGCCCACACTGTGCTGCAATAGCGTTATTTACTTTACAGACTAATGCTCCATCAGGAGGTCAAGGACATCGAGTCAGTTTACGAGGTGGAGGACCAATAACAACTTTGTTAATGCCAGAATTGAATCAAGCGGCACCATTATGGAAAAAGTTGTGGTTAAATGTGATGCCACTCAGTGATGACGAAAAACCTACACATTATGATGAAACTGTCTTTCCGTGGTTAAACAAAACAATAACTAGTGAACCGCCAAAAAATTTAAGTGTATTTCCTGAGCAAGCAAACTATTGTCAAGCCTTTTGGGGAATGCCACGCCGAATTGAACTTGATTTTAATCATGTTAAACAAGGTGAATGTGATTTGTGCGGTGAAACGTCGACACAATTAATAACTCATTATCAAACTAAGAATTACGGAATTCAATATCAAAACTGGCGTCATCCTTTAACACCATATCGAGTTGATATTAAAACAGGAGCGCTTTTAGCGATTAAAGGTCAACCGGGTGGATTAATTTACCGTGATTGGTTAGGTATGGTAACCAATTACGAAAACGTTGTAGCTGCTAAAATTATCTTTGTCAACGATGAACGAAGATTAAAAGGTAAGGATAAATGCAGATTGTGGTGCTTTGGATATGATTTTGACAACATGAAAGCGCGTTGTTGGTATGAACACACATTCCCTGTTATCCCTGCGTTAAATGAGCCGGATAATGATTTAGAAAATCTTATTTCATTAGCATTAGAATTGAGTAAAGAAACTTTACTAATTCTACGTAAGGCTATGGAAACTATTAATAAACAATCCAATGTTGTTAATCATGCTTTCTGGAAAGATACTGAACCGTATTTCTATCAATTAGTTAATCAACTTATCGTTCAAAAAAATAATCCAAACGGGCGATTAGATTTGTTAGCTGATTGGGCTAATACTTTATTAAATTATATTACACAAACCTATGATAAAACTGCATTTGCTTATTCAGATGAACAATCAGTTTTATCCCAAAAAATAACAGCAAGGGAGAAATTATTGACAGATTTCAATAAACTTAAGCGTTTTAAAAAAATATAA
- the casB gene encoding type I-E CRISPR-associated protein Cse2/CasB, giving the protein MSNNLIKRTIILNESHKRCIDEWFSVLQQRSSRFNGASYNGRQLKAELRRTSLPYGVILQTGYFILADALFSEEQGLRSTSIHQEALAIFVAVAAFVSESNDKKSFAEQLGEKTRGGQHNTLSPLRFEQLQASSTPEEFCRRLIRAVKSRGDNGINLFSLADGIFLWVQEWHDRLQNLSPDINPFRRLSVRWAMEYYSTKKSSKE; this is encoded by the coding sequence ATGTCAAACAATTTAATTAAAAGGACAATCATATTAAATGAAAGCCATAAAAGATGCATTGATGAATGGTTTTCAGTGTTACAACAAAGATCAAGTCGTTTTAATGGAGCTTCTTATAATGGGCGTCAGTTAAAAGCTGAACTCCGGCGTACATCATTACCTTATGGGGTAATATTACAAACCGGTTATTTTATTTTAGCTGATGCGTTATTTAGTGAGGAGCAGGGATTAAGATCAACATCTATCCATCAAGAAGCACTAGCAATATTTGTTGCTGTTGCTGCTTTTGTAAGTGAAAGTAATGACAAAAAATCATTTGCTGAACAATTAGGTGAAAAAACAAGGGGAGGGCAACATAATACTTTATCTCCTCTACGTTTTGAACAATTGCAAGCCAGTAGCACACCTGAAGAATTTTGCCGACGATTAATTCGTGCCGTCAAATCTCGTGGAGATAATGGTATCAATCTTTTTTCACTTGCTGATGGTATCTTTTTATGGGTACAAGAGTGGCATGATCGTTTGCAGAATTTGTCACCTGATATTAATCCTTTTCGACGCCTATCTGTTCGTTGGGCAATGGAGTACTATTCGACTAAAAAATCATCTAAGGAATAA